The DNA region CCGGCTCGACAGGTTCAGCTTGGCCATCGCGCGGTTCAGGTGCGTCTTCACCGTGCCCTCGCTGACCACCAGCCGCTCGGCGATCTCGCCGTTCGACAGGCCGGTCGCGACCAGGCGCAAGACGTCGGTCTCGCGCGTGGTGAGCGCGGCCAGGGCGGCGCGCTCGGCCGAGGACGGCCCTTCCGGGCGCCGCGAGCGCGGCACCAGGCCCGCCGTCGGCCAGTCCGCGGCGCCGCCGGGCACCGCGCCGGCGCCGGGGCCCGGGCCGGCCGGGGCCACGTCCTGCAGGCCGGAGGCCGTGACGTAGGCCTGGACCAGGCGGCGGGTCACCGCCGAGGAGAACAGGGTGTCGCCGTCGGCGACCGCCTTCAGCGCCGCGAGCAGTCGTTCGGGCGGTGTGTCCTTCAGCACGAAGCCGTCGGCGCCGGCGCGCAGCGCCTCGTACACATACTCGTCCATGTCGAAGGTCGTCAGGATCAGGATGCGCGGCAGGTTCTCGCGGCCGGAGCCCAGGATCGCGCGGGTCGCGGCGATCCCGTCCAGGTCCGGCATCCGGATGTCCATCAGCACCACGTCGGGCTCGGTGAGCGCGGCCATCGTGACCGCCTCGGCGCCGTTGCACGCCTCACCGACCACCTCGTAGCCGGGGGCGGCCCGCAGTATGGCCGCCATCCCGGCACGGATCAGCACCTGATCGTCGACGATCAGAACCTTGACCATACCGTCCGCCGCCTTCTGTTCCCACCGGCGACCGTCGCCGCACTCGTGTACCCCGACGCTACCGGACCATGCATACTCGGTTGTTAACAAATGGCTGAAGTTCTCAGACGTTCCCGTCCTCGGACCACAGCTGGTTCGGGCCGCCGTTGCACGCCGCCTCCACCACCGAACCGCCGGAGGCCTGAAGACACAGCAAGTCGGCGCCGTTCTGCAGCTCTGTGGCGCCGCCGGAACCGCCGGTCTTCGACCACACCTGCGATGGGTCGCCGCTGCAGGACTTCACGCTGAGCCCGCCGGGCCCGCCCGACAAGCAGTCGTTGCTGTCGCCGTTGACCAACTCCTCCTGCCCGGTGACCGCACCGAGCCCGAGGATCCCCGACGCCTTGGACTGCCAGCCCTGCGTCTTGCTGTCGGCGCAGGCCTGGAGTCCCGGGCCCCCGGCCAGGCAGCTCCCGCTGCCCGAGTTCTGGAACCGATGGTAGCTCGACGGGAGCAGGGGTCCGGTCGACGAGCTCGACGCCGACGGCGGCGGCACCACCGCGCTGGAGGACGCCGCCGTGGTGGTGACCGTGTGCGTCGGCTCCGCGGACGTGGACGTGTGGTGCGTCGCCGACGGCGAACTACTGGAGCTGGAGTGCGTCGGGGTGGCGGACGGCGTGCTCTGCGCGGCCGACGAAGCGCCGGCCGAGGCGGAGCTGGACACCCCCGGCGTCTGCCCGGCCGCCGTGGTGTCCTTGTTCTTCGAGGCAGAGCCCTGCGACGTCACCAGCGCCCACGCGCCCACGAGGACCAGGGCGACGGCCGCGACCAGCGCCAACGGCTTGCCCACGCCCCGCTTGTCACGGTCGTCCGCGACCGCCCGGGCGCCGTACCCGCCGCCGCGCGCGCCCCGCCCGCCGTCCGGCCCCCGCCGGTCATCCGGTCCTCGGCGGTCATCCGATCCCCGGCGATCCTCCGGACGGCGCCTGCCGCCGGAGGTGCGCGGAGCCGGAATCGGCGCGTCGCCGTCCACCCGGTCCGGACGGACCATCGTGTCGTCCGGACGCGCGACGTAATAGTCGTCCCCGGAGTAGGCCGGGTCGTCCAGGTGGTCCAGGTGGTCCAGGTGGTCCGGGTAGTCCGGCGCCGGGAACCCCACATCCAGCGGCATCGCGACCGTGGCCGTGGCCGTGGCCGACGCGTCCGGCATCACCAGCGCGGTCGCGGCACCATCCGGTATCAGGGCACGAAGCGCACGCCCGAACGACGCCGCGTCCGGGAACCGGTCGGCAGGCTCCTTGGCCATGGCCCGCTCGATGACCTCGGCGAAGCCCGGCAGATCAGGGCACTCCAGCCTCGGAGCCGGCTCGCTCAACGCCAGATATATGGTCCGGCGCACGTCCTGGCCAGGACCGCCGAACGGCGGGTGCCCGGCGACGAGTTCGTACAGCGTCGAACCGAGCGCGTACACATCGGAAGACGCGGTCGGCACGCCCCGCGTCATCAGCTCCGGCGCGGCGTGCTGCGGCGAGAAGACATCGAGCACCGAGCTGGAGTTGCTGGCGTCTAGCAGCCACGACACACCGAAATCGGCCAGCGCCGGCTCGCCGTACCGGGAGACCAGGATGTTGTTCGGCTTCACATCCCGGTGCAGCACCCCGAGCGCGTGCGCGGCGTGCAGCGCGTCGGCGATCTTCGCGCCGACCCCGGCGGCCTGCGCCCCGGGCAGCGGGCCGCGCCGGTTCAGCCACTGCTTCATGGAGCCGCCGTCGTACAGGTCCATGGCCAGGTACGGCCGGCCCGAGGCCGTCGTCCCGGTGTCCAGCACGGTCACCACGTGCGGATGGTCGCTGAGCCGGCCGGCCAGCCGGACCTCGCGCACGAACCGGCGCCGGGCGTCCTCGTCCGGGCCGACGATGGTCAGCAGCTTCAGGGCGACGTCGCGCTCGAACGACTCCTGCACGGCCCGGTAGACCACGCTGAAGCCGCCGTGCCCGATGCGCGTTAAGTCCCGATATCCCGGGACGTGCTCAGGGGACTCCATGACCTGAGTCCCCTGCGGCGTCGTACCCATCGAACCACCATGGCGTGTCATGACCTGCGTTCCCGTCCGTTCCACGACATCAGCGACATCCGCGATATGCCCGGCAAAGCACGACGGGGCGGTGGTGGGGCGGCACGCTCTTTCCGCGCCGCCACACCACCGCCGTCGCCGGGTGGGTGCTTGCTGTTCAGTTCAGTCCGCTCGCTCGCTCCATCCGGCGCGTCGGCCGGAAGTCCTACAGACCGCCGGTGAGGCCGTTGACCAGGCCGCCGACCACCGGCAGCTGGCCCACGACCGGCAGGCCGCTGCCGGCCTGGGTGACGTTGCCGAGCACGCCGCCGACCTGCTGCTGCAGCTCCATCAGGGTGGCGCGGACGGTGTCCAGCTGCTGCTGGGCGGCCGGCCAGATGCTGCTGCTGAACAGCGACGCCGCCGGGCCCTCCCAGACCGCGGGGTCGGTCAGGGCCAGGCCGTGCGAGGTGATCTGGGACAGCACGTCGCCCAGCGGACCCTGCAGGAGGTTCATCAGCTGACCGATGTGCAGGTGCGCTTCGGCAGTGACCTTGACGGTGCCGTCAGCCATCATGGTGCTCCATTTTCTTTGCGTTCTGCGGGTCCGTATTGGGACGGACCCGCCGAGTGGCTATTGGTGCGCCGGGGAATCCCTCGGCGGTACGACGAAAACGTTACGGTCAGCGGCTCGTCCGGTCGTCTAACGAGCGGTGTATTTCGCTACTACCGCGTTCGTTATAGAAATCGCCGGGTGTCGCCAGCACGAGTTGCACTCCCTCGATCGTCCCGTCACAGATCAGGTAGCCCCGGCCGGGCAGCGGCGCCATCGGGTTGTGCCGGGGCAGCGGGGTCCCGAGCAGGTCGTGGTCCTGGTTGTGGTCGGGGACCAGAAGCACACCACAGCGCGCCTCGCGGATCTTCTGCGTCCACTGCCCGAACTGCCGGCGGATTCCGTCGCTGCGGCCGGCGGCGATCACATGCCGGCCGGGCTTGGCGATGAACCGGTCGAGTACCCCCAGGGTGTCGGTCACCGTGTCGGCGTCGTCAACCAGGAGTAGAGACCGGTCTCCTGCGGAGTTCAGGGCACGTTCGAGATCTGCGTACTCGGTGCAGCCGATGACCGTCGGCGGCAGGTCACGCAACGGCGAGCGCCGGGGCGCGAAGGTCACCAGCGCCGGCGGCCGCGCCCCGTTCAGGACCATGTGCGCGATCGCGACCAGGGCGCTGCTGCGGCCGGATCGCGGGGGCCCGGCGACGAGGGCGTGTTCGTGGTCGTGCAGCCGGAGCACGGCGGCGGCCAGGGTGCTGTCGGTGAAGCCGACCGGGATGGACCACGGTTCGCCGCCGGTGTCGGCCAGGACCCCGGCGCGATGCATCCGGTCGATCGGTATCAGCTCGGGCAGCAGGCGCACCTTGTTGGCGGTGCGCTGCGCCCCGGTCCAGCGCTGCGCGACCCCGCTGACGGCGGCGGCGAGGTCGGCGCCGGGGTAGCCGATCTGCACGACCTGCCGCGTGGCCACGACCACGGCGCGGCCCGGGACCGCGGCGGGTACGGCACGCCGCGGGATGTCGAAGCTCCCGTAGTCGGCGGCGTCGGCCAGGCGCAGCAACAGTTTCTGCCGGCTCAGGGCGCCCCAGGCCCCGGGGATCGCGCCGAGGCGGTCGCCGGTGGCGGCGATGTAGAGCCCGACCGCGGGGCCGTCGGCGAAGACGCGTTCCAGGTCGTCCAGGACCTGCATGCCGCCGAAGTCCTTCTCCAACTCCGAGCGCAGCGAGCCGACGTTGTCGATGAGCACCAGGACGCGCGGCGGGCCGGGGTTGTAGGGGTCGCGCACGGAGCCGCCGGCCTTGCGGTTGTTGAGCTCGGTTCGCAGCATCCTGATCAGCCGGATCTGGCGGGCCCGGTCGCCGGAGCCGATGTAGGCGCCGGTGTGCGGGAGTCCCTGGAGCGGTGCGAGGTCGCCGGAGCCGAGGTCCAGCACGTACAGGTGCATGCGGTCGGGGGCCTCGGCGGACACGGCGGCCAGCGCGAGCGCGGCCAGCGCCGTGGAGGTGCCGGAGTTGACGCCGCCGTATATCAGCATGTTGCCGACGGCCGGGTCCCAGCCGACGGTGTACTGCGCCTGCCGGTCCGGGTCGTCGAGCAGCGCGTACGCCGCCAGGCCGGTGGCGTCGGTCTGCAGGCCCTTCACCGCCGGGCCGAGCTCATGCAGCGGGATGGCCGTCGGCAGCGGGTCCGGCCAGGGCCGGCGGGGCTGGGCGAATCCGGCGCCGTAGCTCGCCCGCTGCGCGGCCTCGACCAGGCGCGCCAGGTCGGTCGGCTGGCCAGCGGCGGCCTGCGGCGGCGCCACGACGGCTCCGGCACGCTCACCCGACGTCAACCTGAACGGCAGCAGGGACAGCCGGCCCGCGGCGTCGTCGATGGGGGTGACGCCGGTGGACAGCGCGGTCTGGACCGGGAGGACTTCGCCGGCGCTGACGCGGTAGAACCCGCGGCCCCACTGCCGGCTGCCGATGCCGGCGGCCGCCGGGGAGTCGATGACGTCGGCGGAGTCGGCGCTGCTTTCGAGCCGCAGCGCCAGGCGCAGTTTGACGTTGTTCTTGATGGCGTCGTTGACCGAGCCGGAGGGCCGCTGGGTGGCCATCACCAGGTGCATGCCCAGGCTGCGTCCCCGCTGGGCGATGCTGACCAGCGCGTCGACGAACTCCGGCAGCGCCTTGACCAGGGTGGCGAACTCGTCGATGACGACCACCAGGCGCGGCATCGGTTCCAGCTCGGGGCGCTGGGCGTCGCGCAGCCGCTGGTAGTCGCGGACGTGGCTCAGGCCCACACCGCGCAGCGCGTGTTCGCGGTGCCGCAGCTCGGCTTCCAGGCAGCGCAGCGCACGCTCGCCGAGTTGCTCGTCCAGGTCGGTGACCAGGCCGACGACGTGCGGCAGGCGCGCGCACTCGTCGAGGGCGCCGCCGCCCTTGTAGTCGACGAGGGCGAAGGTCAGGTGCTCGGGGTCGGCACCGACCGCGAGCGCGGCTATCAGGGTTCGCAGAAGCTCGCTCTTGCCGGAGCCGGTGGTGCCGGCTATCAGGCCGTGCGGGCCGTCGTCGTCGAGGTCGATCTCGAACTCGCCGTGGTCGGTGACGCCGAGCACGGCCCGGGCCCGCAGCGTGCCGACCGTGGTGCGCCAGCGGTCGGCCAGCGCGGCGTCCAGGGCCCCGGTCAGGTGCAGCAGCGGCAGCAGGTTCACCCGGTCCGGCAGGCCGGCGCCGGCCGCCTTGACCTCGGGGTCCTCGAACCGGGCCAGGCCGCGGGCCACGGCCCGGGCCCGGTTCCGGGTCATGCCGGCCACCAGGACGTCGTCGACGCGCTGGCCGGAGGCGACCCGGTGCAGCCGGCCGAAGCCGTCGGCCGAGACCGACAGGACCTCGGTGCACACCGCCGGCAGCCGCCGGGTGAGCACGATCCCGGCGACCGGTCCGGCCTGGCCGCCGAGCAGGTCGCGCAGCGCGCAGGGCCGGCCCTCCAGCAGGGTGGCGCCGTCGACGACGAGCAGCAGGGTCGGCATGCCGGTGACGGAGGGGTCGGCGGGGCGTCCGCCGCCGAAGCCGCCGGGACCGGCGTTCGCCTCGGCGAGTTCGGCGAGCAGGCTGCGAGCCAGGGTCTCGCAGTGTTCGGCGCCGACGGCGACGTAGCGGGAGGCGCCGGACCGGGGGTCGGCGCCGTGCGGCAGCCACTTGGTCCAGTCCCAGTCGGCGATGCGGTCGCCGTCGGCGAAGACCACGACCGCGACGTCCGCCGGCCCGCTCTCGGCGACGGCCTGGCACAGCAGCGATCGGGCGGCGGCGAGGGCTGCGGGGCGGTCGCCCTCCAAGCCGAGCACGCCGCCGTCGGCCAGGTTCACCGCGACCGGGACCTGGCTGAGCCAGGAGGCGTCGGCGATGGCGTCGGAGATCGCCGGATCAGGCTCCTGATCCGTTCCCGTGCGGCGGCCGTGATCGACCGGCGGGGTCCAGCTCTGGTTGGCCAGACCTGCGGAAAGCTTGAGGAAGTCGGCCGCGCCGTGGCGGCGTTCCCACAGCCGCAGGCCCGGAACCGAGGCGCGGTAAAGGACTTCGGCCGGGTCGGGGTACTCCTCGCGCAGCCGGTCCTCCTGGTCCTCGCGGCGCTCCTGGAGCTCGTCGTGGACCTCGGCCAGGCTCGCGGCGTAGGCCCGCTTGCCCCGGCGGAAGCCGGACCGGCCGCGGGTCCGGTCCTCCAGCTGGGTGCCGATCATCATGACCGGGCTGAACAGCGCGAACAGCGCGAAAGCCGCGTTCTTGAGCATGATGACCATGACCGCGGCCAGGATGATCGGGGCGACGATGCTGGTGATCCGCAGCGGCTGGGAGCCGGAGCGCTTGGGCGGCTGCGGCAGCTTGACCGGCCCGGCGTCGGCGGAGGCGGCCAGGCGCGGGGCGCGGTTGAACGGCAGGGTGCCGCCGGAGCCGGCCTCGTGGGCCGGGTTGACGTACTGCACCGGGCCCAGGTCGGCGACCGGCAGTACACGGAAGGGGACACGGCCGGCGGCCGAGACGATGTCCTGCGGCCCGACCCGCGCCGGCCCGGTCAGCCGCTGGCCGTTCAGGTCGGTGCCGTTGCGCGAGCCGAGGTCGCGGACCCGCACCAGGCCGTCGCGGGTGACGTCGATCTCGCAGTGCAGCCGCGACAGGTCCGGGCTGTCCACCCGGACGTCGGCCTGCTCGCCGCGGCCGAGCTTGTAGCGGCCGGGCATCAACGGCACCGACAGCCCGGCGTCCAGGCCGCCGACGACGCGCAGCACGAAGCCGCGGTCGGACATCGTGCCGGTGTCGGCCTCGGGGGTCACGGTGAGCGAGACCTCGGAGCCCATGACGA from Catenulispora sp. EB89 includes:
- a CDS encoding FtsK/SpoIIIE domain-containing protein; this translates as MRFVHRDAGVERDMELRLGRRDAVVGDLSTSLGGYGGALMIDGRMAAPATPLTGSGLVMGSEVSLTVTPEADTGTMSDRGFVLRVVGGLDAGLSVPLMPGRYKLGRGEQADVRVDSPDLSRLHCEIDVTRDGLVRVRDLGSRNGTDLNGQRLTGPARVGPQDIVSAAGRVPFRVLPVADLGPVQYVNPAHEAGSGGTLPFNRAPRLAASADAGPVKLPQPPKRSGSQPLRITSIVAPIILAAVMVIMLKNAAFALFALFSPVMMIGTQLEDRTRGRSGFRRGKRAYAASLAEVHDELQERREDQEDRLREEYPDPAEVLYRASVPGLRLWERRHGAADFLKLSAGLANQSWTPPVDHGRRTGTDQEPDPAISDAIADASWLSQVPVAVNLADGGVLGLEGDRPAALAAARSLLCQAVAESGPADVAVVVFADGDRIADWDWTKWLPHGADPRSGASRYVAVGAEHCETLARSLLAELAEANAGPGGFGGGRPADPSVTGMPTLLLVVDGATLLEGRPCALRDLLGGQAGPVAGIVLTRRLPAVCTEVLSVSADGFGRLHRVASGQRVDDVLVAGMTRNRARAVARGLARFEDPEVKAAGAGLPDRVNLLPLLHLTGALDAALADRWRTTVGTLRARAVLGVTDHGEFEIDLDDDGPHGLIAGTTGSGKSELLRTLIAALAVGADPEHLTFALVDYKGGGALDECARLPHVVGLVTDLDEQLGERALRCLEAELRHREHALRGVGLSHVRDYQRLRDAQRPELEPMPRLVVVIDEFATLVKALPEFVDALVSIAQRGRSLGMHLVMATQRPSGSVNDAIKNNVKLRLALRLESSADSADVIDSPAAAGIGSRQWGRGFYRVSAGEVLPVQTALSTGVTPIDDAAGRLSLLPFRLTSGERAGAVVAPPQAAAGQPTDLARLVEAAQRASYGAGFAQPRRPWPDPLPTAIPLHELGPAVKGLQTDATGLAAYALLDDPDRQAQYTVGWDPAVGNMLIYGGVNSGTSTALAALALAAVSAEAPDRMHLYVLDLGSGDLAPLQGLPHTGAYIGSGDRARQIRLIRMLRTELNNRKAGGSVRDPYNPGPPRVLVLIDNVGSLRSELEKDFGGMQVLDDLERVFADGPAVGLYIAATGDRLGAIPGAWGALSRQKLLLRLADAADYGSFDIPRRAVPAAVPGRAVVVATRQVVQIGYPGADLAAAVSGVAQRWTGAQRTANKVRLLPELIPIDRMHRAGVLADTGGEPWSIPVGFTDSTLAAAVLRLHDHEHALVAGPPRSGRSSALVAIAHMVLNGARPPALVTFAPRRSPLRDLPPTVIGCTEYADLERALNSAGDRSLLLVDDADTVTDTLGVLDRFIAKPGRHVIAAGRSDGIRRQFGQWTQKIREARCGVLLVPDHNQDHDLLGTPLPRHNPMAPLPGRGYLICDGTIEGVQLVLATPGDFYNERGSSEIHRSLDDRTSR
- a CDS encoding response regulator, which gives rise to MVKVLIVDDQVLIRAGMAAILRAAPGYEVVGEACNGAEAVTMAALTEPDVVLMDIRMPDLDGIAATRAILGSGRENLPRILILTTFDMDEYVYEALRAGADGFVLKDTPPERLLAALKAVADGDTLFSSAVTRRLVQAYVTASGLQDVAPAGPGPGAGAVPGGAADWPTAGLVPRSRRPEGPSSAERAALAALTTRETDVLRLVATGLSNGEIAERLVVSEGTVKTHLNRAMAKLNLSSRAQAVVLAYESGLVVAGQPQAQV
- a CDS encoding protein kinase — protein: MGTTPQGTQVMESPEHVPGYRDLTRIGHGGFSVVYRAVQESFERDVALKLLTIVGPDEDARRRFVREVRLAGRLSDHPHVVTVLDTGTTASGRPYLAMDLYDGGSMKQWLNRRGPLPGAQAAGVGAKIADALHAAHALGVLHRDVKPNNILVSRYGEPALADFGVSWLLDASNSSSVLDVFSPQHAAPELMTRGVPTASSDVYALGSTLYELVAGHPPFGGPGQDVRRTIYLALSEPAPRLECPDLPGFAEVIERAMAKEPADRFPDAASFGRALRALIPDGAATALVMPDASATATATVAMPLDVGFPAPDYPDHLDHLDHLDDPAYSGDDYYVARPDDTMVRPDRVDGDAPIPAPRTSGGRRRPEDRRGSDDRRGPDDRRGPDGGRGARGGGYGARAVADDRDKRGVGKPLALVAAVALVLVGAWALVTSQGSASKNKDTTAAGQTPGVSSSASAGASSAAQSTPSATPTHSSSSSSPSATHHTSTSAEPTHTVTTTAASSSAVVPPPSASSSSTGPLLPSSYHRFQNSGSGSCLAGGPGLQACADSKTQGWQSKASGILGLGAVTGQEELVNGDSNDCLSGGPGGLSVKSCSGDPSQVWSKTGGSGGATELQNGADLLCLQASGGSVVEAACNGGPNQLWSEDGNV